The DNA segment GTCCGGGGATGAACTCGGTGGCGAGCCACGGTGGGTCCGCATACGGGTCGGCGTTCTCCAGCCTGGCCACGCGGGAGCCGAAGACCGTCTGGAGGTTCTCGATCTCTGATGCGAACCTTTGCTTGATCGACGGGTCGTCGAGCAGGTGAGTGTGGATCATCTTCACTGCTGCCAGATCCGCGGTCGCCGAGACCCCGAGGTAGACGCCCCCCATACCGCCCGCCCCAAGCCGGCGGAAAAGGCGGTAATTGCCGACCTTCTTCAGCAACATGCGCTTCGATCTCCTACTACTAACGCGAGCCGACAGGCATGGTCACGTATCCCGCTGGCTGGGCTTTCGCAGAGTAGCGGTCGCCGCGTCGACCCGGCCTTCGCCTCACGAAGACCTTCGGCGGAGTGCCCCCTCATCCGTTCGACGCCTGGGCACCACCGAAGTTAGATCGCGTGAACACCACTGTCAACAACTAGGCGTGTTGACAATGTCATGAGACGACGGCTGGCGTCACTTCATCGGCCTGCCGGTCGCATGGAGCCGGAAGTCAGCCCCTCACGGGCCCGGGAGATGGCATCGAGCCCCAGCCGGCTGAGTTCTCGCAGGGTGGCTTCAGCCTCATCGAGAGCCCGGAACGCCGCGCCGTAACTCCGCTGATCATCAATTCCCATCTGCGGAATGCGGGATCCCCTTACATCAACTCGATACGTTCCGCTACTGCTGGTGTTGCGTGAAGCGTTGGCAGCGCTACGCAAGAACCCTTGAAGATAATCGGTGTCGATCTGATCACTCATCGACGTCGCCGTTCGGTCGTTCATTTGCACAAGGCCAGCACGGGCGAGGTCGGATATGCGAATCATTGCACCCTCGATGTCGCCCGACCCTGCGGACAGCTCGGGAATCACCTCCGCCAGACCACCGATAAGGCTCAGCAGCGACTCTCGAAGTTCCGCATACTGTTCTGCTTGATTTGACTCTTTCAGCAAGTGAGCACCCGGCGTCAGGTCGACATCTTCGCCCAGCAGGTCTATCGCTGGGACATCTGCGGCCTGTGCGGCTTCGACCTCAGGAAGCCGCTGCGGATTTGCGCTCGTCATGTCAACCATGCGGACAACCGTTACGGGTCTCTCAGAAACGAGGGGACGCCTCAGAATCCAGAGATGCATCGGCTGGGTGTGAGAGGCCACCAAACCCGACGGCAACGCGACAACTTGCTCCAGCACTCCACGGCGGACGATTTCCGTACGAATTCTTCGTCCAGCCCGACGGTATGCCACCGATGGAGACATGACAATTATGAGCTTCCCGCCCGGTGCGAGATGCGAATAGCAATGCTGCAACCAGGCGAGCTCGCTCTCCGCTTTGGTGGGAAGACCGAATTCCCAGCGCGGATCGACCATCAGACCATCTCTGCCCCAGTCGGTGAGACCAACCGGCGGATCACAGATGACAACGTCAGCTCGAAGGCCGGGCCATGCGTCTTCTTGCAAGGAATCGCCGGGCCTGACGTCGATGTCGATCCCGCGCAGCATGCCACGAGCTCGCGCGAGCCTGACCGCCGACGCGTTGATCTCCTGACCCACCAGCCGGACATCAGACCCGGCGGCACAGGCGAGGAGTGATGATCCCGCACCACAGGCAGGATCGAACACCAAGCCTGTCAACGAGCCCGCGAGACGAGCGATCACCTCGGCAAGCCGGCCCGTCGTCAGCGGGCTCCCGCTGGCGAGAAGCCGCTCGACGAACGACTCAACGACCTCATTCGGCCTTACTTGAGCGGCCAATCCTTCGATACGTAGCCGAGTGTCCGGGTCGAATCGGCCCGAGGACTCACCGAGAAGCGTCTCAGCCAGGTCGGCGACACCCGTGATCATGTCGTCGCCATACAGCGCGCGCATGTCCTGCCAGACAAGAACCTCGTCGGAGACCTCGGAGTTCTTCCGCTGCCGATCCAGCCAGTCCGTGATGTCCGAGAGGGCGAAGAGAGCATTGCGCCCGCCCTCGACCGGCTCAGGAAAGTCCGGGTGGCGCCGGCGCCAGTTAGACACCGCGGCCCTGGTCACGCCGGCGAGGCGTGCGACCTCGGCCGAGGAGATCAGTCTATTTGAACCCGAAATCTCGACGCTCACGGCCCGACACTACAAGAAACACGCAGCGCAATAACACTGTCAACGCATGCACAGCTCCTCCCACGCACACCTGCACGGCCCAAGCGCGCCGGCGGCGCATGTTCACGAGCTTAGTTCACATGTGTGTTGACATCGCCGACTGAAATTGCTCTCATAGAGATCGTCGCCGCACGGACGTGTCGCAGCGGCTCAAGACGTGATTGGGAGCAGTGTCATGACGTACCCGCAGCAGCCCGCCTTCGTCCCCCCGCCGGTCAAGAAGACGCGGAAGTGGCCCTGGATCGCCGGCGGCGCTGTCGTGCTCGTGCTGATCGGCTGCATCG comes from the Actinoplanes sp. OR16 genome and includes:
- a CDS encoding N-6 DNA methylase, which encodes MSVEISGSNRLISSAEVARLAGVTRAAVSNWRRRHPDFPEPVEGGRNALFALSDITDWLDRQRKNSEVSDEVLVWQDMRALYGDDMITGVADLAETLLGESSGRFDPDTRLRIEGLAAQVRPNEVVESFVERLLASGSPLTTGRLAEVIARLAGSLTGLVFDPACGAGSSLLACAAGSDVRLVGQEINASAVRLARARGMLRGIDIDVRPGDSLQEDAWPGLRADVVICDPPVGLTDWGRDGLMVDPRWEFGLPTKAESELAWLQHCYSHLAPGGKLIIVMSPSVAYRRAGRRIRTEIVRRGVLEQVVALPSGLVASHTQPMHLWILRRPLVSERPVTVVRMVDMTSANPQRLPEVEAAQAADVPAIDLLGEDVDLTPGAHLLKESNQAEQYAELRESLLSLIGGLAEVIPELSAGSGDIEGAMIRISDLARAGLVQMNDRTATSMSDQIDTDYLQGFLRSAANASRNTSSSGTYRVDVRGSRIPQMGIDDQRSYGAAFRALDEAEATLRELSRLGLDAISRAREGLTSGSMRPAGR